In Segatella copri, the DNA window TACCAGTAACAAATAGCTTAAGAAAAATAGTACTATCTTAAACAGAACAATAGTACACTGCTTATTCAACTCGCTGTTCATAAGAATTCTGTTTTTATGATATAATTAAGCAAGACAACAAAACATCATTACCATGTAAAAAAGAGTCTAACTAAATGAAATACACCAAGAATTATCATCAAAATGCCAACTAAAGACAAACCGACAATAATATAATGATCTATCGTTTTAGAATCTCTCAGCCTAATCCAAGAAGGAAAATACTTCCAAAGCAGATACCCCAGTATTATTTGAAAAATTGAATGTATCATAACTACTTAAGATAAGGTTTAATAGCGTCAATACTCCAAGCATAATTTAAATTTGCTTGCGAACCATCATAAAAAGTTCCAGATGTAACCCCTACAACTTCACCATACTCATTGATTAAAGCACCACCACTACTTCCATGATCTATCAATGCATTAATTTGCATCAAATTGGTATCACGCCATTGCGATACTTCTCCTGAAGAGAATGTATTCTCTAATCCTCTAGGGCTACCTATAGCATAAACCTTATCGCCAACACTTGGCTTTTCTTTAGCTAACGGTATATAAGGAACATCATCAACATCGACGAAGAACAAGATAAAATCTTCCTCTTCATCAGACTTAACAACTTTCGAAACCTTATATGCAGTATCACTCCCAACCAGTTTTATCTGCTCAGCACCAATAGCTGTACCCTTAAAAACATGGTAATTACTAACGGCCAATCCATGAGAGTTTATGAAAAAGCCAGAACCTTGATAGGTATTTGTACCATCTGTAGTAAAGACCATGAACACGGCATTTCCATATCTATTAAATATAGTTTTGCCATTCAGGATTTCATTATTATCTCCATATTCTGCTGTAGCAGAAGTTACGTTATCTTCAGAATCAGGAGTTCTTACAGATTCCCTTTCTGTTGCAGACTCTGCACTTCTATTAAGTCTCTTATGCCCAGATTTGTGAGCACAAGAGACAAATAAACACATTATAAGTACTATAAGTAACTTACTTTTTTTCATCTTCAATAATATTTTTAGGAATAATGTGAATCAAAAAACGCTGATTGTTGACTTCATACATTTTATCACGCATTGTTTCAATATTATATCTTCCATCTCCACTACCAGCAATTTGAACCTCACAGTTTTTTCCAAAATTAATACCACATACATCCTTCCAATACTTCATTAAGGAATAAGCTCTCTCAAAACTCAAATCATAATTACGATCAGTCCATGCCTCTGAGTTTTTCGATGCTTGTCCTTCAATGATTAACAGATACTTATTATCATTATGTTTAGATAAGAACTTTTGAATCTCAACACCAGCAGCCCCTAATTGCTGTTTTGTATCATCCGGCAACTCTTCTATATCATAATGCAATTCTTCGAAAAAGCAATGCACCTTAAGCACATACTTTTTATAAAAAGGATTATATTCAAAGTACTGCTTACTCAAATCCTCTGTCGATTTCTGAACAAGTTTGATTTCTGCCAATTCTCGCTCAGTTGCTTCCATTCGTTTATGCAACAATACAATCACCAGAACAAAAAGGACCAACATAATGAAGAACAAACTAGTCATCAAATCAGAGTAACTTGTCCAAAAGAAAGACTCTTTTTGTTTCATTCTACATTACCCTTTCTATTATTTACTATATTTTGCTTCAGCTGAGCCACAGTATCAACAGGTTCTTGCTTTACCACATGCAATAAAGAATCAGAAACAGAATCAACCATTTCTTCATCAAGAGAATTAGCATTTCTCATGACACTTGTATCACTCATGATTCTATAAGAACAATACCCCATGAATAAAGAAGAGATAAAGAACATAATAGCACACATTACCAATAACAACTTTCCCCATGCAGGGAATCTTGCTTCTTTACGACTTCCTTCAGGTGTGGTCGTTGCCAAGAATTCGATTCTCTCTACCTTTTTATTTATCTTCTCTATTGCAATCGAGTTATTTTTCTCAATTTTGTTAGCTAAAGTTGTCAAAGCAGAAGGTATCTGCGAAATAGCTTCCAAATTTTTATTCATCTTTGGGAACGCCTCCAACTGACTAGTGAACTGATCAAGCAACTGCTTATTAATCGTTTTAAAAGTATCAACCTCATCAGTCAAGACCTTTTCCAATTCAGCCATATTAGTTACAGAAGTATTCTGCAAAGTTTTAAGAGCCGTCTTTAAAGCATCAGTCTCGTCTGTCAGATTCTTTGCTATCTCAGCCTTATTTCGAATGAAGAAATCTCTTATTTCCTCAAGGACATGCAAACGATCACTTTCTGCAAAGAATTGCTCATTAAACTTTTCTATAGCAGTAGTATATCCTTTTACACTATTCAGATAATACTGGAAATCCTCCAATTTTTCAGTACATCCCTTCAATTCTTTCAATACATTGACATTCGCTGTAGCCATTTTCATGACATCCATATCATGAACTTTCTGGATGATGTCTGCCTGAAACTTATAAGACTCATTTACTTTAGAAAGAGTCCCTCCCAATTCTTGAGTATTTGAAGAGAAAGTATTATTAAATCGGTTCAGATTCTTCACCAACTTATTCAATGCATCAGAAGTATCGGATGGTAACTCTGGCAACAACACAGATTGCATCCATGCCAAAAATTCATTTTTACCACTTTCCTCTTGCAATTTACACTTTTTAAAGAGCAAGGAATTTAATGTTGTAAGACCAATACCAAAGATACTAGCAACCATTGCCCAAGCTACACCCGTAAGCAAATCGCTCACACCATCAGCTGCAGAATAAAAAGCAGACTGTTGAGCTGACGAATTGGTCATCAGAGATGTTATACTATCAGTAAACAACAAAGAACCAAGACCTATGATAACACCTAACATTGTACCAGCGAGTCCACAATACAATGGTACAGGTGTTTGAGTAGATATATCCTCTTCTACCGTTTCACAATGCCTATCAACAGCATCCTTTAACAAATTATAGTCTATGACTGAGCCAACACTATTGTTCAAATACTTGTTGATGGAATCCTTGATCGATGAGAATATTATATTTCCTTGACCATATATTCCTTTGACAAAACCAGAGTCTCTGTCATGTGATATGTCCCAAGTACCTTTTTTCATAAAGATGTCTCGGAACTGATGCATACGCTTTAAGTTCTTTACAAAGAAATAGAACTGAAGCATAATTATACCTAAAACAATTATAGGAACTATAAATTTCATATTTATCGACTATTTTAATTTAACTTCCGCTGGTTGTATTACTTGCCAGTATTTCTGCCCATGTTGTTCTCTTTGAACAGCCTGTCCACGCTTTACTACACTAAGTTCTGTAGCTTCTTGCAAAGAACCCTCTAAGATGGTTATTGCTTTACGAATCGAAGAAATAGACTTTATTCGCTTAACAGAAAGAGGTTCAAACTCAGCCAAACTATCTGATTTGGCATAATATTTGAAAAACGCCTCTTCTGTTGCCGATGTATAGACCTTACCTATGATTCCCCTATCATCGTTAAAACCGAAATAGCCACTCTTTACATCATTGACTGACGCAGGAGCTTTTTTACTTTCTGATCCTGGTCCATAAGTACGATTTCCCTTACTTACGTTTTCCTTATTAACATTCTCTTTCAGTGCAACAATCTGTCTTTTCAGATAATCGATATCATCTTGATAATCATATACTATACGACTACTTGCTCTATTATTAGTAGCGCCTTCATCTTTCAGTCTATTAATTGCATTTTCAAGGAATATCAATTTATCTTTGATTTTCTCCTTACTTTTCTGCAATTTAAGAATTTCCCATAAGGAAACCATAACCAACACCAAAAGCAACAAACTTATTGCCAACAACACATAAACCAACTGTTTGTCTACCTTACTTTCCAATTCTTTATTGGATTCATTCAAGGATTGCTCTACTGATTCAAGACGATAACTATTGTCTCGTATTGAATTTTTCATATCTCTGCATATTTGCTGTAAAGCTGCCAAATCTTTCGAATCAACAGAGTCACTGTCCGTTTTCTCGACAGATGGCTTTGGCAGACTA includes these proteins:
- a CDS encoding S1C family serine protease yields the protein MKKSKLLIVLIMCLFVSCAHKSGHKRLNRSAESATERESVRTPDSEDNVTSATAEYGDNNEILNGKTIFNRYGNAVFMVFTTDGTNTYQGSGFFINSHGLAVSNYHVFKGTAIGAEQIKLVGSDTAYKVSKVVKSDEEEDFILFFVDVDDVPYIPLAKEKPSVGDKVYAIGSPRGLENTFSSGEVSQWRDTNLMQINALIDHGSSGGALINEYGEVVGVTSGTFYDGSQANLNYAWSIDAIKPYLK